The sequence CGCCCTCGAGATGCTGGAGGAGGCGCCCGATCTCGAGCTTCTCGTCGTGCCCATCGGCGGGGGCGGGCTCGCCTCCGGCATGGCCGTCGCGGCGAAGGCGATCCGGCCGCAGATCCGCGTCGTCGGCGTCGAGGCGCGGCTCTACCCGTCCTTCCGCAACGCCATCCACGGCGAGACGCTGCCGGTGGGCGGAGCGACGCTCGCCGAGGGCATCGCGGTCAAGCGCCCCGGCGGGCTGACGCTGCCCATCGTGCGCGACCTCGTCGACGAGATCGTGCTGGTCAACGAGCCCGAGATCGAGCGCGCGGTGAACCTGTGCGCCACGCACCAGCGCATCATGGTGGAAGGCGCCGGCGCCGCCGGCATCGCCGCCATGCTGGCGCGCCCCGAGCTGTTCCACGGGCGCGACGTCGGCGTCGTGATCTGCGGCGGCAACATCGACCCGCGCATCCTCGCCTCGGTGATGGTGCGCGAGCTCGAGCGCGACGAGCGCATCGTCTCCTTCCGGATCTATTCCTACGATCGGCCCGGCCTGCTCGGGCGTGTGGCGAGTAGATTGGGCGAGCTCGGGGCCAACATCCTGGAAGTTTCGCACGGGCGTCTCTATCTCGATGTTCCCGCCAAGGGCGTGACGGTGGACGTCACGATCGAGACGCGGGGCGCGGCGCACACCGCGGAGGTGCTCGCCGCGCTCGCGCGGGACGGCTACGCGCCGACCCGCATCGACCCGCGGGGCCTGTCCACGATGGCCCCGTCCTGACAGGAGCCGGGAGGGCGCCGCAGAGCGATGAGCACGATCGATCGAAACCGGGACGTTCCGCACGAGGACCTGCCCACGCCCCGCCCGGGCGCCGAGATCCGCATCGCCACAGACGGCGTGCTGACCCGCCGCGCGCTCGCCTTCTGCCTCGACCTGATCGTGATCGGGGCGCTGGTCATCCTGTTCTCGCTGGCGATCCTGATCCTGGGCTTCCTCACGTTCGGGCTCGCCTGGCTGCTCTTCGCGATCCTGATCCCCGCCATGGGTCTCCTCTACAGCGCGATGACCGTCGGTGGCCCGCACCAGGCGACGATCGGCATGCGGATGATGGGCCTGCGCGTCTGGCGCGCGGCCTCGACGGCGCGCGTCGACCCGCTGACGGCGGGCGTGCACGCGCTCCTGTTCTGGCTCGCCACCTCGACCTTCGTGCTCTGGCTCCTCGATGTGATCATCGGCTTCGCGCGCGACGACCGGCGGGTGGGCCACGACCTCCTGGTCGACGTGATCGTCACGCGGGCGGATACCGTACCCTGATCGCCCGGAGATTGTTCGCCTGCTTCGCATGGTCGCGAGGCGAAAGCGCTTGTTGGCGCGAACGGGAATGGTATCGTTGACGAGAGCCGCCCGGACGCGCTTCCCCGAGGTCTGACCCGCGTGACGAGCCATTCCCGCGAAACGCCGCAATTCTTCCTGACGGCGCCCTCGCCCTGCCCCTACCTTCCCGGCCAGGAGGAGCGGAAGGTGTTCACGCACCTGGTGGGGCGCCGGGCCGGCGAGCTCAACGACATTCTCACCCATGGCGGGTTTCGTCGCTCGCAGACGATCGCCTACCGGCCCGCGTGCGAGACCTGCCGCGCCTGCGTCTCGGTGCGCGTGCCCGTGGACGGGTTCGAGCCCTCGCGCAGCTTCAAGCGCATCCTCAAG comes from Salinarimonas sp. and encodes:
- a CDS encoding threonine ammonia-lyase, with translation MTYAVSPDDVRAAARTIAPHVLRTPLVAAPRLSALLGARLSLKLETMQPTGAFKERGAANRLAALDEEERARGVVAMSAGNHAQAVAYHAARLGTPATIVMPEGTPLVKVENTRSHGARVVLFGETVAEAETEARRLAEAQSLVFVHPYDDARVIAGQGTIALEMLEEAPDLELLVVPIGGGGLASGMAVAAKAIRPQIRVVGVEARLYPSFRNAIHGETLPVGGATLAEGIAVKRPGGLTLPIVRDLVDEIVLVNEPEIERAVNLCATHQRIMVEGAGAAGIAAMLARPELFHGRDVGVVICGGNIDPRILASVMVRELERDERIVSFRIYSYDRPGLLGRVASRLGELGANILEVSHGRLYLDVPAKGVTVDVTIETRGAAHTAEVLAALARDGYAPTRIDPRGLSTMAPS
- a CDS encoding RDD family protein, translating into MSTIDRNRDVPHEDLPTPRPGAEIRIATDGVLTRRALAFCLDLIVIGALVILFSLAILILGFLTFGLAWLLFAILIPAMGLLYSAMTVGGPHQATIGMRMMGLRVWRAASTARVDPLTAGVHALLFWLATSTFVLWLLDVIIGFARDDRRVGHDLLVDVIVTRADTVP